One genomic window of Mucilaginibacter sp. SJ includes the following:
- a CDS encoding TNT domain-containing protein, whose protein sequence is MKTLKILILSVLLMPFLATAQTKPLKHAHNPAANHHKLPVRGITYDDFKSSVTDFADTSSKKALADSAWLLWKTEKWGALEKFFTANNLNGGWPPNRGAVNLVIITLKKGVLIDRYGGYTDTTGTFQDKGTFVSPKGVPFPMRALPDNTLSKPYKIYKILKPIAKVREGKIIPWFGKPGLGIQYEVPATVNDLKAGGYIEEVKQ, encoded by the coding sequence ATGAAAACACTAAAAATCCTGATCCTATCAGTATTGCTAATGCCTTTTTTGGCAACAGCGCAAACAAAACCATTAAAGCATGCCCACAACCCTGCTGCAAACCATCACAAACTACCGGTACGGGGAATTACTTACGATGACTTTAAAAGTTCAGTAACCGACTTTGCCGACACCAGCAGTAAAAAAGCCCTTGCCGATTCAGCCTGGCTGCTATGGAAAACCGAGAAATGGGGCGCGCTCGAAAAATTCTTTACCGCCAACAACCTTAACGGCGGCTGGCCTCCAAACCGTGGGGCGGTAAACCTGGTTATAATCACCCTTAAAAAAGGCGTGCTTATTGACCGTTACGGAGGCTATACCGATACTACCGGTACTTTCCAGGATAAGGGCACTTTTGTATCGCCAAAAGGCGTACCTTTCCCCATGCGTGCTTTGCCGGATAATACCCTTAGCAAGCCATACAAAATTTACAAGATCCTGAAGCCGATAGCCAAAGTTAGGGAGGGTAAAATTATTCCATGGTTTGGCAAACCGGGCTTGGGTATTCAGTATGAAGTACCAGCCACTGTTAACGACCTGAAAGCAGGCGGTTACATTGAAGAAGTAAAACAATAA
- a CDS encoding DUF1634 domain-containing protein, with translation MTKKFRDTDMQAVIGWILRAGVLVSMSVIFIGGVIYLYRHGQTHVNYSKFVGVPDFVSNPGGIIHGIFTLRGRAIIQAGIILLIATPVIRVLFSAIGFVMEKDYLYTAITVLVLLIILTSMISGHAG, from the coding sequence ATGACTAAAAAGTTTAGAGATACCGATATGCAGGCCGTAATAGGCTGGATACTGCGCGCTGGGGTGCTGGTATCAATGAGTGTTATTTTTATTGGTGGGGTTATTTACCTGTACAGGCACGGGCAAACCCATGTTAATTACAGCAAGTTTGTTGGTGTGCCCGATTTTGTGAGTAATCCTGGTGGCATTATACACGGTATTTTTACTTTACGCGGCCGGGCAATTATACAGGCAGGGATAATTTTGCTGATAGCTACGCCGGTTATCAGGGTATTATTTTCGGCCATTGGCTTTGTTATGGAAAAAGATTACTTGTACACAGCCATCACTGTACTTGTGTTGCTTATTATTTTAACCAGTATGATAAGCGGTCACGCAGGCTGA
- a CDS encoding DinB family protein, which yields MNNEHKVLVNEIVHLLQGGNAHADLKKALDGLPPNLRGVKVDKLPYTIWQLVEHIRIAQWDMLEFSKDGSHESPNWPDDYWPKELAPKDDAAWDNSLEQIDSDLEELIEMVKSGDIYKKIPHGDGQTILREALQAADHNAYHVAEIVVIRRLLGAW from the coding sequence ATGAATAATGAACATAAAGTTTTAGTAAATGAAATTGTGCATTTGCTGCAAGGCGGCAACGCACATGCAGATCTGAAAAAAGCGCTCGATGGTTTACCTCCCAATCTTCGTGGGGTTAAAGTTGATAAGCTTCCTTATACCATATGGCAACTGGTTGAACATATCCGGATAGCCCAGTGGGATATGCTTGAATTTAGCAAAGACGGCAGTCACGAATCACCAAACTGGCCCGATGATTACTGGCCAAAAGAACTTGCTCCAAAAGATGATGCAGCCTGGGATAATAGCCTTGAACAGATTGACAGTGATTTGGAAGAGCTAATAGAAATGGTGAAAAGCGGGGATATTTATAAAAAAATTCCGCATGGCGATGGGCAAACCATTCTTCGCGAAGCCTTACAGGCGGCAGATCATAATGCATATCATGTAGCCGAGATCGTTGTGATCAGGAGGTTGTTGGGTGCCTGGTAA
- a CDS encoding DUF6263 family protein: protein MKKILVTGLLAIGAITGYAQKVKPALKLIKGNSYYLSTTAHSVVKQTINGQVNNIDMTIDGKMSFKVLNANDSLYYMEVNYTKVGMKMQLPTGNVTFDSDTKDTTNIMARIMSGITNKPFTATLTKSGRIRSIENAENMITSMIDGFKEVPAEKKEQLKTQLTQSFGSGALKSNLEMVMSVLPETAVVKNDKWTIKNNLEGAMSAAVISVYQLVDITPQSYLIHGNATLETDNTAGYKTVSNMPMKYNMKGTMVADVVVDKATGWISSSKLKQNIDGTVEIKDNPQVPGGLTFPMSVTSETSSTDH from the coding sequence ATGAAGAAAATTTTGGTGACCGGTTTACTGGCTATAGGAGCGATAACCGGTTATGCGCAGAAGGTAAAACCGGCTTTAAAACTAATTAAAGGCAATAGTTATTACTTATCTACCACAGCACACTCTGTTGTGAAGCAAACTATAAACGGGCAGGTTAATAATATCGATATGACGATTGATGGCAAAATGTCATTCAAAGTATTAAATGCTAATGATTCTCTTTATTATATGGAGGTTAACTATACCAAAGTGGGTATGAAAATGCAGCTGCCAACCGGTAATGTAACTTTTGATTCTGATACTAAAGACACGACAAATATTATGGCCAGGATCATGTCGGGCATAACAAATAAACCATTTACGGCAACGCTAACCAAAAGTGGCCGGATCAGGTCGATAGAGAATGCCGAGAATATGATCACATCTATGATAGATGGCTTTAAGGAAGTACCGGCCGAAAAAAAAGAGCAGTTGAAAACGCAGTTAACCCAATCGTTTGGTTCAGGGGCGCTTAAAAGCAACCTGGAAATGGTTATGTCGGTGTTGCCCGAAACGGCTGTGGTAAAAAATGATAAATGGACAATTAAAAATAACCTGGAGGGAGCTATGAGCGCGGCGGTCATATCTGTTTATCAACTGGTTGATATCACCCCGCAGAGCTATCTGATACACGGAAATGCCACACTTGAAACAGATAATACTGCCGGTTATAAAACCGTCAGTAATATGCCCATGAAATACAATATGAAAGGCACTATGGTAGCTGATGTTGTTGTTGACAAGGCTACCGGCTGGATCTCCAGTTCAAAATTAAAGCAAAACATTGACGGTACCGTCGAAATAAAAGATAATCCGCAGGTTCCGGGCGGTTTAACATTCCCTATGAGTGTTACCAGCGAAACATCAAGTACCGACCATTAA
- a CDS encoding KTSC domain-containing protein, which yields MQRRTVQSSALSSVGYDPDARILELEFRENGGVWQYFGFPLSAYNKFINSESLGHFFVTRIKGKYPELKVRYAHY from the coding sequence ATGCAACGACGTACAGTACAATCATCGGCTTTAAGCAGCGTTGGCTATGATCCTGACGCCCGCATCCTTGAACTTGAATTTCGGGAAAATGGCGGTGTGTGGCAATACTTCGGTTTTCCTTTATCTGCTTATAACAAGTTTATTAACTCCGAATCGCTTGGGCATTTTTTTGTCACACGTATAAAAGGCAAATATCCTGAGTTAAAGGTTAGGTATGCACATTATTAA
- a CDS encoding serine aminopeptidase domain-containing protein, with product MKKLCLFILVACFAGNLFAQTPPANYATALNKFKQLYNNNQPDSIYSMFGPEMKKALTQADFKSTTVQLKTQLGSLLQADFESYETPIAHYKATFQKSVFLLNLSLNADNKFTGLSLTPYKAPATTAAPSTAAATSIVTDPSLVESPVTVKTLLGSISGTLAMPKDANGKVPLVLIIAGSGPTDRDGNSPKLGLHANVYKMIANELGKKGIASLRYDKRLVGQSTTSIKENEIRFEDYVEDAAALLNMFTADERFSRVIILGHSEGSLVGMMAAFDEPIKGFISVAGAGDSADKILTEQMKSQPAFISDGFNRMLDSLKRGKTTDNIDPALYFIARPSIQKYLMSWFRYNPQREIRKVKAPILIIQGTTDLQVTVGDAEKLKKAKSDAILDIIPNMNHVLKEAPADKEKNKATYNEPDLPLKPEFVAAITNFVLKTTK from the coding sequence ATGAAAAAACTTTGTCTGTTTATATTAGTTGCCTGTTTTGCAGGGAATTTATTTGCACAAACACCTCCGGCCAATTATGCTACGGCCTTAAATAAATTTAAACAGCTATACAATAACAATCAGCCGGATAGCATATACAGCATGTTTGGACCAGAAATGAAGAAGGCACTTACACAAGCCGATTTTAAGAGTACAACTGTGCAGTTAAAAACACAATTGGGCTCATTGCTACAGGCGGATTTTGAAAGCTACGAAACCCCGATAGCGCATTATAAAGCTACATTTCAGAAAAGTGTTTTTTTATTAAACCTGTCGCTAAATGCCGATAATAAATTTACGGGCCTGTCATTAACACCGTACAAAGCGCCGGCTACAACTGCTGCGCCAAGTACGGCGGCGGCTACAAGCATAGTTACCGATCCTTCTTTGGTTGAGTCACCTGTAACGGTTAAAACTTTGCTGGGCTCAATATCGGGAACGCTGGCTATGCCGAAGGACGCTAACGGTAAAGTGCCATTGGTATTGATCATCGCCGGCTCTGGCCCCACAGACAGGGACGGTAACAGTCCGAAACTGGGGCTTCATGCCAATGTTTATAAAATGATCGCTAATGAGCTGGGTAAAAAAGGAATAGCATCACTTCGTTACGATAAACGCCTGGTTGGGCAAAGCACAACTTCCATTAAAGAAAACGAGATCAGGTTTGAAGATTATGTGGAGGATGCTGCCGCGCTGCTCAACATGTTTACTGCCGACGAACGTTTTTCGAGGGTAATTATACTTGGTCACAGTGAAGGTTCATTGGTGGGGATGATGGCTGCTTTTGATGAGCCTATAAAAGGCTTTATATCAGTGGCCGGGGCCGGCGACTCGGCCGATAAAATCCTTACTGAGCAAATGAAATCGCAACCCGCGTTTATATCAGATGGTTTTAATCGCATGCTTGACAGCCTGAAGCGGGGTAAAACAACCGATAATATCGACCCTGCACTGTACTTTATTGCCAGGCCAAGTATCCAGAAATACCTGATGTCATGGTTCAGGTATAACCCACAGCGCGAGATCAGGAAGGTAAAAGCGCCAATATTGATTATCCAGGGAACAACTGATTTACAGGTAACTGTTGGTGATGCCGAAAAGCTGAAAAAGGCAAAGTCAGATGCCATACTTGATATTATCCCCAACATGAACCATGTGCTGAAAGAAGCCCCGGCAGATAAGGAAAAGAACAAGGCAACTTATAATGAGCCTGATTTACCATTGAAACCAGAGTTTGTTGCAGCGATAACTAATTTTGTTTTAAAGACTACGAAGTAA
- a CDS encoding sulfite exporter TauE/SafE family protein, which translates to MSVTVLTLIILVGSYLAGLLGSLTGLGGGVVIIPLLTILLGVDIQYAIGASLISVIATSSGSAAAYVKEGITNIRLGMFLEIATTAGAMVGALIAIYIPTNFIAVLFGVILILSAVMSLKKKAEHIHQQKSELAEKLKLNGSFPGPAGEITYSVRNVGGGFFMMLFAGVISGLLGIGSGALKVLAMDGIMRIPFKVSTTTSNFMIGVTAAASAVVYLQRGYIDPGLSMPVAIGVLLGALSGSKILVHTSSSGWLRVVFAVVVTFLASQMIYKGITGNI; encoded by the coding sequence ATGTCGGTAACAGTACTAACGCTTATTATACTTGTTGGGTCGTATTTGGCGGGTTTGCTGGGCTCGTTAACCGGGTTGGGCGGAGGGGTTGTTATTATTCCGCTGCTTACTATTTTACTTGGGGTGGATATTCAGTACGCCATCGGGGCTTCTCTGATCTCGGTTATTGCCACATCATCAGGTTCGGCAGCAGCTTATGTTAAAGAAGGGATCACCAATATCAGGCTGGGGATGTTCCTGGAGATTGCCACAACGGCCGGTGCTATGGTTGGTGCATTGATAGCCATTTATATTCCCACAAATTTTATAGCTGTTTTATTTGGTGTCATCCTGATCTTATCAGCGGTAATGTCATTAAAAAAGAAGGCAGAACATATTCATCAGCAAAAAAGTGAATTGGCCGAAAAACTAAAACTGAACGGCAGTTTCCCCGGCCCTGCAGGCGAGATTACTTATTCGGTAAGAAATGTAGGCGGTGGATTTTTCATGATGCTTTTTGCAGGCGTAATATCAGGATTGCTGGGCATAGGTTCGGGAGCGCTGAAGGTTTTGGCGATGGATGGCATTATGCGCATCCCTTTTAAGGTATCAACTACTACCAGTAATTTTATGATAGGGGTTACCGCAGCAGCAAGCGCGGTAGTTTATTTGCAACGGGGGTACATTGATCCGGGCCTTTCCATGCCGGTAGCCATAGGGGTTTTATTAGGTGCCTTAAGCGGATCAAAGATATTGGTACATACTTCATCGTCGGGATGGCTACGTGTAGTTTTTGCCGTGGTGGTTACCTTTTTGGCATCGCAAATGATATATAAAGGAATCACTGGTAATATATAG
- a CDS encoding TonB dependent receptor — protein MRVLIAGLFFAFLAGGYCISFAQTKSSIIQGKVLTENNQPADAATAILLSAADSSILKSNLVNKNGQFEFTGLHPDSYLILISKIGYVKVYTGPYKVNAGQIITANDIVLKLSDNQLQEVKVVGRKPYIEVKPGKIVLSVQNSILAEGNSAFDILRQSPGVRVNSNETLSINGRQAALITIDGKPTNLTGDDLTSLLRSMQSSTIDQVEMISSPSAKYDASGGGIINIILKKGKNLGTNGTVTSMAGYGKYYKSTAGIVFNNRTSKLNIFGNYTYDNNKGTRTITTNRNITYNETLSNYDVDYNNIQKTTNYNFKIGADYTITPKQTIGFLVSGIVRSDDFIKHNNLYISNQHRLDSIIRARSTLDRGSSYLNYNINYNAVLDKSGRSISVDGNYSTYTRHSNEFITNSFFTPAGNTYRDDLELENLSPSDIHIWTSKVDFINPLNKTSRLEAGIKYNNASSNNNLIFGPKVNNLYKADARFSNRFLYTEAVSAGYINYINKIGKLDITAGIRAENTHATGKSWGLNERVPAINTNNYFNLFPQAQISYEADKKNIIGIGYNRGIHRPLYEDINPFLYYTDLYDYRAGNPQLKPEYTNTIQITHTYNQTFSTELYYTVTNNAYDFPVYQQNDSTKVNITIRKNFGQIFVYGASFYAPVQFTRWWSASFNLDAIYVRYKAYAQNGDFDRGKQDIIFGSTQNFTIASTLLGEISGRYETPTIYGINELKASYSVNAGISKQILDKRATIKLALNDVFNTDRGRNHASYQNIDLSEVNKRDTRIVRLNFTYRFGKSTIKSANKRNTGNDDERRRTGN, from the coding sequence ATGAGGGTTTTAATAGCAGGCTTATTTTTTGCATTCCTGGCGGGAGGGTATTGTATTTCGTTCGCCCAAACAAAATCTTCAATAATACAGGGTAAAGTTTTAACAGAAAATAATCAGCCCGCCGATGCAGCTACAGCCATTCTCCTTTCCGCTGCCGACTCATCTATATTAAAATCAAACCTGGTAAATAAAAATGGACAGTTTGAATTTACCGGGCTGCATCCCGACAGCTATTTAATACTCATCAGTAAAATAGGATACGTAAAAGTTTATACCGGGCCATATAAAGTTAACGCAGGTCAAATAATAACTGCCAATGATATTGTTTTAAAACTTTCAGACAACCAACTGCAGGAAGTTAAAGTAGTTGGCCGGAAGCCTTACATAGAAGTAAAGCCCGGCAAAATTGTATTAAGTGTACAAAACAGCATCCTGGCTGAGGGAAATTCGGCCTTTGATATCCTAAGGCAATCACCCGGGGTAAGGGTTAACAGCAACGAAACTTTAAGTATTAACGGCAGACAAGCAGCATTAATAACCATCGACGGCAAACCTACCAACCTTACCGGCGATGATCTTACCAGCTTGCTCCGCAGTATGCAAAGCAGCACTATCGACCAGGTTGAAATGATCAGCAGCCCCTCGGCCAAATATGACGCCTCGGGCGGAGGTATCATCAACATCATTTTAAAAAAGGGTAAAAACCTGGGTACCAACGGTACGGTTACCTCTATGGCAGGCTATGGAAAATATTACAAAAGTACAGCAGGCATTGTTTTCAATAACCGCACCAGCAAGCTCAATATTTTTGGAAATTATACTTACGACAATAATAAAGGCACACGCACTATTACAACCAACCGTAATATTACTTATAACGAAACCCTGAGCAATTACGATGTTGATTATAACAATATCCAAAAAACCACTAATTACAACTTTAAAATAGGGGCCGATTATACCATCACCCCCAAGCAAACTATAGGCTTTTTGGTAAGCGGCATTGTCAGGAGTGATGATTTTATAAAGCACAACAACCTGTACATCAGCAATCAACACCGGCTCGATTCGATAATCAGGGCCCGTTCAACCCTTGACAGAGGCAGCAGCTATTTAAACTACAATATCAATTATAACGCGGTATTGGATAAAAGCGGCCGCAGTATCTCGGTAGATGGTAACTATTCAACCTACACCCGCCACTCGAATGAGTTTATTACCAATAGCTTTTTTACCCCGGCGGGCAATACTTACCGCGATGACCTTGAGTTGGAAAACCTTTCACCATCGGATATCCACATCTGGACATCAAAAGTTGATTTTATTAACCCCTTAAATAAAACCTCACGATTGGAGGCCGGTATTAAATATAACAATGCCAGCAGCAACAATAACCTCATTTTCGGTCCCAAAGTAAACAACCTATATAAGGCCGACGCCAGGTTCAGCAACAGGTTTCTTTATACCGAAGCGGTGAGCGCCGGGTATATCAATTACATAAATAAAATAGGCAAATTGGATATCACGGCAGGTATACGTGCCGAAAACACTCATGCAACCGGTAAATCATGGGGATTAAATGAGCGGGTACCGGCAATAAATACCAATAATTATTTTAACCTTTTTCCGCAGGCACAAATAAGTTATGAGGCCGATAAAAAAAACATCATCGGTATTGGTTATAACCGAGGTATTCACAGGCCGCTTTATGAAGATATTAACCCATTTTTGTATTATACCGATCTGTACGATTATCGTGCAGGCAACCCTCAATTAAAGCCGGAATATACCAATACTATACAGATCACCCATACCTATAATCAAACCTTTTCAACCGAACTTTATTATACAGTTACTAATAATGCTTATGATTTTCCGGTATATCAGCAAAACGATTCGACTAAGGTTAACATAACTATCCGGAAAAACTTCGGGCAGATCTTTGTTTACGGGGCTTCATTTTACGCGCCTGTACAATTTACCAGGTGGTGGTCGGCCAGTTTTAATCTTGATGCTATTTATGTACGCTACAAAGCTTACGCGCAAAACGGGGATTTTGACAGGGGCAAGCAGGATATTATTTTTGGCAGCACACAAAACTTCACCATCGCCAGTACATTACTTGGCGAAATATCGGGCAGGTATGAAACCCCAACTATTTATGGTATCAATGAATTAAAAGCAAGCTATTCGGTAAATGCGGGTATCAGCAAGCAAATATTAGATAAGCGGGCTACTATTAAATTAGCACTGAACGATGTATTTAATACCGACAGGGGGCGCAACCATGCCAGCTATCAAAACATTGATCTTTCGGAGGTAAACAAACGCGATACGCGCATTGTAAGGCTCAATTTCACCTATCGTTTTGGCAAAAGCACCATTAAATCGGCTAATAAACGCAATACGGGTAATGATGACGAGCGCCGCCGCACCGGAAATTAA
- a CDS encoding DUF885 domain-containing protein translates to MVRNIFLKLALAVVLFMVAFIGCKKDGGSGTGPLLGKDDEAFIKYENTFLDNFWKLNPDWATSAGYHKYDSLMVLPNEQSRDKLVTFAKYQVDSLSRFEVNTLSEANKIDYKILQNQLEYLQWQVRQLKQYEWDPSSYNVIGTFAYILNEHYEPLPKRLRHFYQRMSFIPQYYKDAQKQIKNPVAELTSLAIEQNLGGLDVIGKDFADSLKKTNIPKAEQKLMTDRAAQSVVAIKAYADWLKALKNDHPRSFRLGKDLYEDKFKYEIVATNTAEKIYNAAVERKKYIHREMSKISKQLWSKYFGKQAAPADSLLMISQLIDTLSSKHVKPEDFQSSIEQIIPKLNAFVKAKDLVTLDPSKPLIIRKEPGYMAGVAGASMSGPGPYDKNGNSYYNVGSLAGWSKEKAESYLREYNNYILQILSIHEAVPGHYVQGVYSNKAPSIIKAVFGNGAMAEGWAVYTEQMMLENSFGNNEPEMMLMWYKWNLRSVCNTILDYSVHSGSMTKDEAIKLLTREAFQQQAEADGKWKRVSVTSVQLTSYYTGYKEIIDLRDAYKQKMGDKYKLKEFNEKFLSYGSAPVKFIREAMLAKTSGN, encoded by the coding sequence GTGGTCAGAAACATATTCCTAAAATTAGCACTCGCCGTTGTTTTATTCATGGTTGCCTTTATCGGCTGTAAAAAAGATGGGGGCAGCGGCACCGGCCCATTGTTAGGGAAGGATGATGAAGCTTTTATTAAATACGAGAACACGTTTCTGGATAACTTCTGGAAGTTGAACCCCGATTGGGCAACTTCGGCAGGGTATCATAAATACGACAGCCTGATGGTGCTTCCAAACGAGCAAAGCCGCGATAAACTGGTAACCTTTGCTAAATACCAGGTTGATTCATTGAGCCGCTTTGAGGTAAACACCTTGTCTGAAGCCAATAAGATAGATTACAAGATCCTGCAAAACCAGCTTGAATACCTGCAATGGCAGGTGCGCCAGTTAAAACAATATGAATGGGACCCATCGTCATATAACGTTATCGGCACCTTCGCTTACATCCTGAACGAGCACTATGAGCCTTTGCCTAAACGTCTGCGTCATTTTTATCAGCGTATGTCGTTTATTCCGCAGTATTACAAAGACGCCCAAAAACAGATTAAAAACCCGGTAGCTGAACTTACCAGTTTGGCTATTGAGCAAAATCTGGGTGGGCTTGATGTAATAGGAAAAGACTTTGCCGATTCGCTTAAGAAAACCAATATCCCCAAAGCTGAGCAAAAGTTAATGACCGACAGGGCTGCGCAGAGCGTTGTTGCCATTAAAGCCTATGCCGATTGGCTTAAAGCACTTAAAAATGATCACCCAAGAAGTTTCAGGCTGGGTAAGGATTTATATGAGGATAAGTTTAAATACGAAATTGTAGCTACCAACACTGCCGAGAAAATCTACAATGCTGCCGTTGAACGTAAGAAATACATTCACCGCGAAATGAGCAAGATCAGTAAACAGCTTTGGTCGAAATACTTTGGTAAACAAGCTGCACCTGCTGATAGCCTGCTCATGATAAGCCAGCTGATAGATACTCTGTCATCAAAACATGTAAAGCCTGAAGATTTTCAATCGTCAATTGAGCAAATCATACCAAAGCTTAATGCCTTTGTTAAAGCTAAAGATCTTGTAACGCTTGATCCGTCAAAACCGTTGATCATTCGTAAAGAGCCCGGTTATATGGCAGGTGTGGCAGGTGCGTCCATGAGTGGTCCTGGCCCGTATGACAAAAATGGTAATTCATACTATAACGTAGGCAGCCTGGCCGGCTGGAGTAAGGAAAAAGCCGAAAGCTACCTGCGCGAGTACAACAATTATATTTTACAGATCCTGAGCATTCACGAAGCTGTGCCGGGGCATTATGTACAGGGTGTATACTCCAATAAAGCCCCAAGTATCATCAAAGCTGTATTTGGCAATGGTGCCATGGCCGAAGGCTGGGCGGTATATACCGAGCAAATGATGCTGGAGAACAGCTTTGGCAATAACGAGCCCGAAATGATGCTGATGTGGTATAAATGGAACCTGCGTTCGGTATGTAACACCATTTTGGATTATAGTGTTCATAGCGGCAGTATGACCAAAGATGAAGCTATTAAGTTATTAACCCGCGAAGCTTTCCAGCAGCAGGCCGAAGCTGATGGCAAATGGAAGCGCGTTAGCGTAACCAGCGTTCAGCTTACCAGTTATTATACCGGCTATAAAGAAATCATAGATTTGAGGGATGCCTATAAACAAAAAATGGGTGATAAATATAAACTGAAAGAGTTTAACGAAAAGTTCTTGAGTTACGGCAGTGCACCGGTTAAATTTATCAGGGAAGCCATGCTTGCTAAAACCAGCGGAAATTAA